The Tissierellales bacterium genome contains the following window.
ACTTCACGATATTGTGATAGATGAAATGTTTATAGATAAAGCAGTATCAGGTAAATCTACAGATAGACCAGAGTATGATAAGATGATGGATTATGTAAAGACAAATGATATAGATATGATTATAGTTTATAAAAATGACCGAATTCATAGAAGTTTATATAATTTATTAGCAATGATATATGAGCTACAAAATTATGAAGTGGCTTTAGTAAGTGTTACAGAAATGTTTGATACTTCAACACCACAAGGAATGTTATTTTTGCAGATGTTAGGAAGTTTTGCAGAGTTTGAGAGAGCTGTAATAAATGAAAGAACTAGAAATGGTAGGCTTGCAAGACTAAATGAAAATAAATGGGTTGGTGGTAAGCCCGCATTTGGATATAAAGTAAATAAATATGGGAGATTTGAAATAAAT
Protein-coding sequences here:
- a CDS encoding recombinase family protein: MKKRAVGYCRISTLMQVDNTSLKDQEEKIRMYAKLHDIVIDEMFIDKAVSGKSTDRPEYDKMMDYVKTNDIDMIIVYKNDRIHRSLYNLLAMIYELQNYEVALVSVTEMFDTSTPQGMLFLQMLGSFAEFERAVINERTRNGRLARLNENKWVGGKPAFGYKVNKYGRFEINEEEAKIVKDIFKLRSKGLSLAKIGAKYGFSKQKVDYILKNKNYIGVFEYQGKKEKNDITIEIEPIVSKYMWNKINKN